A region of Selenomonadales bacterium 4137-cl DNA encodes the following proteins:
- a CDS encoding DUF2905 domain-containing protein, translated as MPAGFDSLGKTLMIFGAVLLIAGAVLHFGGKIPWLGRLPGDIHVERENFSFYFPIVTSILLSIVLTIVINLFTRR; from the coding sequence ATGCCCGCAGGATTCGACTCCCTCGGAAAAACCCTGATGATCTTTGGCGCCGTCCTCCTCATCGCCGGGGCCGTGCTTCACTTCGGCGGCAAAATACCCTGGCTGGGAAGGCTGCCGGGCGACATCCACGTCGAACGGGAAAACTTCAGCTTCTATTTTCCGATCGTAACGTCAATCCTTCTGAGCATCGTCCTGACCATCGTCATTAATCTGTTCACCCGCCGTTAG
- a CDS encoding HD domain-containing protein produces MAAITVADLKQDHEVGVYLACSTEYLCRLGFTEHGGRHATLVSERARRILAELGYGERDCELAAIAGYLHDIANLVNRYNHGGTGAVMAYGILSRFGMAPEEIALVVSAIGNHEEERGNAINHVASALIIADKSDVHRSRVTHTDFAKFEIHDRVNYAAEDSRLNIDREAGEITLELAIDTAICPVMEYFEIFLARMVMCRRAADFLSSRFGLVINGNRLL; encoded by the coding sequence ATGGCAGCGATAACGGTAGCGGATCTGAAGCAAGACCATGAGGTCGGGGTCTATCTGGCCTGCAGCACCGAGTATCTGTGCCGGCTCGGGTTCACCGAGCACGGCGGGCGGCACGCCACGCTCGTTTCCGAGCGGGCCCGCCGCATTCTCGCCGAACTCGGTTACGGGGAGCGCGACTGCGAACTTGCCGCTATCGCCGGGTACCTCCACGACATCGCCAACCTCGTCAACCGTTATAACCACGGCGGTACGGGGGCGGTGATGGCTTACGGCATCCTCAGCCGCTTCGGCATGGCGCCGGAGGAAATCGCCCTTGTCGTTTCGGCGATCGGCAACCATGAGGAGGAACGTGGCAACGCCATCAACCATGTGGCGTCGGCCCTCATCATCGCCGATAAGTCGGACGTTCACCGTTCGCGGGTGACCCACACCGATTTCGCCAAATTCGAAATCCACGACAGAGTCAACTACGCGGCCGAGGACAGCCGCCTCAACATCGACCGGGAAGCAGGCGAGATCACCCTGGAACTGGCCATCGACACGGCCATCTGCCCGGTTATGGAGTATTTCGAAATTTTCCTGGCCCGCATGGTCATGTGCCGGCGGGCGGCCGATTTTTTAAGTTCTCGGTTCGGATTGGTCATCAACGGCAACAGACTGCTCTAG
- a CDS encoding magnesium chelatase, translating to MYNRLVRHNGNNDLFRAVELSAAALTSRHPFHLHAEGLRGTGKTTILRAAASQLPPIVRVRGCVYNCHPAWPHCPEHKGLDAAAIERIGREIVPCPFLEISQSAKVGTVLGSIDLARLVDRRRPAAALLPGTILQAHRGVVFIDEVNRLADTGPELVDVLLDVMGTKPGRVQVEETGLPVVEMPVEVTVWAASNPDEEPGALAQVRRQLADRFDLVVNMGRPSEYRAVTAMLAKREGEASQVAGAAGFRLGDFRGAEVGDELRTVLASIYIDFNLESLRAIEGLETAARLAAIQAGRRKVLTEDVALVAPLVLGHRTDNATLAGILKYLQALDGKREAAIEAVEPGKPQAKARTEPTEAGGATSRWGRWWEEFRRRLAAGRPKREAAEGSGAAQGTTGGGAASTASGIADPTHAVIVAPPCAAVPLSELPADKYVGGEDSNSHV from the coding sequence ATGTACAACAGGTTGGTCCGTCACAACGGCAACAATGATCTTTTCCGGGCGGTAGAGCTGTCGGCGGCGGCGCTGACTAGCCGTCATCCCTTCCACCTTCATGCCGAGGGCCTGCGCGGGACGGGCAAGACGACCATCCTGAGGGCCGCGGCCAGTCAATTGCCGCCGATCGTCCGCGTGCGGGGCTGCGTCTACAACTGCCACCCGGCGTGGCCGCATTGCCCGGAGCACAAAGGGCTGGACGCGGCGGCCATCGAACGGATCGGCCGGGAGATAGTGCCCTGCCCGTTTTTGGAAATATCCCAGTCGGCGAAAGTCGGCACGGTGCTCGGCAGCATCGACTTGGCCAGGCTTGTCGACCGCCGCCGGCCGGCTGCCGCCCTGCTGCCCGGAACGATTCTCCAGGCTCACCGCGGGGTCGTTTTTATCGATGAAGTCAATCGCCTGGCTGACACTGGGCCGGAGTTGGTCGATGTCCTCCTCGACGTGATGGGTACGAAGCCCGGTCGGGTGCAAGTCGAGGAAACGGGCCTGCCGGTCGTGGAGATGCCGGTGGAGGTGACGGTGTGGGCGGCGTCAAACCCTGACGAGGAGCCGGGGGCGCTCGCCCAGGTGCGAAGGCAACTGGCCGACAGGTTCGATCTGGTGGTGAATATGGGCCGGCCGAGCGAATATCGCGCGGTGACGGCGATGCTGGCAAAGCGGGAGGGAGAGGCGTCCCAGGTGGCGGGTGCGGCCGGTTTCAGGCTGGGGGACTTCCGGGGCGCGGAAGTTGGCGATGAACTGCGAACAGTGTTGGCGTCAATATATATCGATTTCAATCTGGAAAGCCTGCGGGCGATCGAGGGATTGGAGACCGCCGCCCGCCTGGCGGCTATTCAAGCCGGCCGGCGCAAGGTTCTGACAGAGGATGTGGCGCTTGTGGCGCCGCTGGTGCTCGGACACCGCACCGATAACGCCACACTCGCCGGTATTCTTAAATACCTTCAGGCGCTCGACGGCAAGCGGGAGGCCGCGATCGAGGCTGTTGAACCCGGCAAACCGCAGGCTAAAGCGCGGACTGAGCCCACGGAGGCCGGCGGTGCGACTTCCAGATGGGGAAGGTGGTGGGAAGAATTTAGGCGTCGGCTGGCTGCAGGCCGTCCGAAGCGGGAAGCTGCGGAAGGCAGCGGCGCCGCCCAGGGAACGACGGGTGGGGGGGCGGCGTCCACGGCAAGCGGTATCGCCGACCCGACGCATGCCGTTATCGTCGCCCCACCCTGCGCCGCTGTGCCTTTGAGCGAGTTGCCGGCGGATAAATACGTAGGCGGCGAGGACAGCAACAGCCATGTCTGA
- a CDS encoding DUF456 family protein → MLVLKIAVILGMLAGLTLTLMPRLPGTLFILGAAIVYLWVAGATAPPWIMAALVVLSFTAEVGGRLLRIFLTRRYSLSRVFCVSSSVGNIGGILAADALLGPVLGLLAWEFFAGKTLAPRWDVVARVLLRLAAVATLRFGCGLLMVVLVLVYIMG, encoded by the coding sequence TTGTTGGTACTGAAAATCGCCGTCATCCTCGGGATGCTTGCCGGCCTTACGTTAACCCTAATGCCCCGTCTGCCGGGCACGCTGTTTATCCTGGGCGCCGCCATCGTTTACCTGTGGGTGGCCGGCGCGACCGCGCCTCCGTGGATCATGGCGGCGCTTGTCGTGCTGTCGTTCACCGCCGAGGTGGGAGGCCGGCTGCTGCGGATTTTTCTTACCCGCCGCTACTCGTTGTCGCGGGTCTTCTGTGTGAGCAGTTCGGTCGGCAATATCGGCGGTATCCTGGCTGCCGACGCTTTGCTCGGTCCTGTTCTCGGTCTGCTGGCGTGGGAGTTTTTTGCCGGTAAAACGCTGGCGCCCCGCTGGGATGTGGTGGCGCGCGTGCTATTGCGCCTGGCGGCTGTGGCGACGCTGCGCTTCGGATGCGGGCTGCTGATGGTTGTGCTCGTGCTTGTTTATATTATGGGGTGA
- a CDS encoding PP2C family protein-serine/threonine phosphatase translates to MEIRIGIAKANKYAVAECGDSFEVAERPRGGISAILADGQGSGKAAKQTSSLVVNRAASLIAEGVRDGAVARTVHDYLYAMKDGRVSSTLTILSADYDAQTLLFSRNSNCPVLVKTEFGITVYDEDVPSIGVHKYMKPLMNQVPLEVGTILVSYTDGIQAAGRKRGNAVDHGRILRLLEDNGPGDVEFIAENILEYALTLDDYRPGDDMTVVVMGVSDRDSTHRIQRFSVSFPY, encoded by the coding sequence ATGGAGATTCGGATCGGTATCGCTAAAGCCAATAAATACGCGGTCGCCGAATGCGGCGACAGTTTCGAGGTGGCAGAACGACCACGGGGTGGTATTTCTGCCATTTTGGCTGACGGACAGGGCAGCGGCAAGGCGGCCAAGCAGACGAGCAGCCTTGTGGTCAACCGGGCGGCATCCCTGATTGCCGAGGGAGTGAGGGACGGGGCGGTGGCCAGAACGGTCCACGACTACCTGTACGCCATGAAGGACGGGAGGGTATCGTCCACCCTCACCATTCTCAGCGCCGATTACGACGCCCAGACGCTGCTGTTTTCCCGCAACTCCAACTGCCCGGTGCTGGTGAAGACCGAATTCGGCATAACCGTTTATGACGAAGATGTTCCTTCTATCGGTGTGCACAAATATATGAAGCCGCTGATGAATCAAGTCCCCCTCGAAGTGGGCACAATTCTGGTATCTTATACCGACGGTATCCAGGCGGCCGGCCGCAAGCGCGGCAATGCCGTCGATCATGGCCGTATTCTCAGGCTTCTCGAAGACAACGGTCCCGGCGATGTGGAGTTTATCGCCGAAAACATTCTGGAATATGCCCTGACGCTTGACGATTACCGCCCCGGCGACGACATGACTGTCGTGGTCATGGGCGTTTCCGACCGTGATTCGACCCATAGGATTCAGCGGTTCAGCGTCTCATTTCCATACTGA
- the secD gene encoding protein translocase subunit SecD, with protein MRWGNLTTFTVVVLAILLVFGFYISPLVTSVKQGLDLQGGTHVVMEAVDTPDAQVNEDAMQRVMKVMERRVNELGLTEPIIQRQGERRIIIELPGVKDPEGAISLIGKTALLEFKNEAGTTVLTGKDLKDAKAQITQGSRNDVAIEFTDEGGKLFADLTAKNVGKHIAITLDNQVLTNPVVQEAIPSGKAVITGQRTIEEAQNLAILLRSGALPVKMNIIETRTVGPTLGQDSKDKSKVAFMISIAAIVVFMILFYRLAGVVANITLMLYVLLLLVALKMLNATLTLPGIAGIILSMGMAVDANVLIFERFKEEYRGGKTLRAAMDAGFNRALLTIVDSNVTTLLAAAILFFLGSGPIKGFAITLGLGILLSMFTAITVTKYLLKSLMNANLFKSGKTFGA; from the coding sequence TTGAGATGGGGTAATCTGACCACCTTCACGGTGGTCGTATTGGCCATTTTACTTGTTTTCGGCTTCTACATCTCGCCTCTGGTGACATCCGTGAAACAAGGCCTCGACCTGCAGGGCGGAACGCATGTCGTGATGGAGGCGGTCGATACGCCGGACGCTCAGGTTAACGAAGACGCCATGCAACGGGTTATGAAGGTGATGGAGCGGCGCGTCAACGAGCTCGGTCTCACCGAGCCGATCATCCAGCGTCAGGGCGAGCGCCGCATCATTATCGAGCTGCCGGGGGTCAAGGATCCCGAGGGAGCTATCTCTTTGATCGGCAAAACGGCGCTACTCGAGTTCAAAAATGAAGCCGGGACAACCGTCCTCACCGGCAAGGATCTCAAGGACGCCAAGGCCCAGATAACTCAGGGCAGCCGCAACGATGTCGCCATCGAGTTCACCGACGAGGGCGGCAAGCTATTCGCCGACCTGACAGCCAAAAACGTCGGCAAGCATATCGCCATCACCCTTGACAATCAGGTTCTCACCAATCCTGTCGTCCAGGAGGCCATTCCCAGCGGCAAGGCGGTCATCACCGGCCAGCGCACCATAGAAGAGGCGCAGAACCTCGCTATTCTCCTCCGTTCCGGCGCATTGCCGGTCAAGATGAACATCATCGAGACGCGCACAGTCGGTCCGACCCTTGGCCAGGATTCCAAAGACAAGAGCAAGGTCGCCTTTATGATCAGTATTGCCGCCATCGTCGTGTTCATGATTCTTTTCTACCGACTGGCGGGTGTGGTCGCCAACATCACTTTGATGCTGTACGTCCTGCTGCTGCTTGTCGCTCTCAAGATGCTCAACGCTACGTTGACGCTTCCCGGCATCGCCGGCATCATTCTGTCGATGGGCATGGCTGTTGACGCCAACGTGCTTATTTTCGAACGATTCAAGGAAGAATACCGCGGCGGCAAGACATTGCGGGCCGCCATGGACGCCGGTTTCAACCGGGCACTGTTGACTATCGTCGACTCCAACGTTACTACCCTGCTGGCGGCCGCCATCCTCTTCTTCCTCGGCTCCGGTCCGATCAAGGGCTTCGCCATCACCCTCGGCCTGGGCATTCTGCTCAGCATGTTCACGGCCATAACGGTCACCAAATATCTGCTCAAGTCGCTGATGAACGCCAACCTGTTCAAGAGCGGCAAAACATTCGGGGCTTAG
- a CDS encoding epoxyqueuosine reductase QueH, protein MKMLLHLCCGPCAAFPVRHLREAGHEIVGYFYNPNIHPYKEFVRRLDTSKEFAAKVGLDLAVDAAYTLEDYLAGALAAGGDRCRACYELRLRQAARYAKENGFDCFTTTLLVSPYQRHETIREVGEAVAAEENVPFCYIDFRPGWPEGVRISKELELYRQPYCGCIFSERDRYCKPRKEERQCPQDSTPSEKP, encoded by the coding sequence ATGAAAATGCTGCTCCACCTCTGCTGCGGCCCCTGCGCCGCTTTCCCTGTCCGCCACCTGCGCGAGGCGGGACACGAAATCGTCGGCTACTTCTACAATCCCAATATTCACCCTTATAAGGAGTTTGTCCGCCGTCTCGACACCAGCAAGGAATTTGCCGCCAAGGTCGGCCTTGACCTCGCGGTGGACGCCGCTTACACCCTCGAAGACTACCTTGCCGGAGCGCTGGCCGCCGGCGGCGACCGCTGCCGCGCCTGCTATGAGCTGCGCCTCAGGCAGGCCGCCCGCTACGCGAAAGAAAACGGCTTCGACTGCTTCACCACCACCCTGCTCGTAAGTCCCTACCAGCGCCACGAGACTATCAGGGAAGTCGGCGAAGCCGTCGCGGCCGAGGAAAACGTGCCATTTTGCTACATAGACTTCCGGCCCGGCTGGCCGGAAGGAGTGCGGATAAGCAAGGAACTGGAACTTTACCGCCAACCATATTGCGGCTGCATCTTCAGCGAACGGGACCGCTACTGCAAACCGCGGAAGGAGGAGCGCCAATGCCCGCAGGATTCGACTCCCTCGGAAAAACCCTGA
- the queA gene encoding tRNA preQ1(34) S-adenosylmethionine ribosyltransferase-isomerase QueA: protein MQLSDFDYHLPEELIAQHPAEIRDQSRLLVLGRENGSVSHRRFYDLPAYLIPGDTLVFNDTRVIPARLVGTKADTGGKVEVFLLNRLADDRWETLVRPGRKLRPGTVVSFGDDLSGEILAVTDFGGRVVRFSFSGIFEEVLDRLGETPLPPYIHEQLKDKERYQTVYSRERGSAAAPTAGLHFTDKLLSSLAEKSINMAFITLHVGLGTFRPVSTENILDHKMHREYYSIPPAAADTVNRAKERGGRIIAVGTTAVRTLETVARDGRIEAGGGWTDIFIYPGYRFKMVDALLTNFHLPKSTLLMLVSALAGRENVLAAYREAVAERYRFFSFGDAMLII from the coding sequence ATGCAGCTATCCGATTTTGACTACCACCTGCCAGAAGAATTGATTGCCCAGCATCCCGCCGAAATCAGGGACCAATCGCGTCTCCTGGTGCTGGGCAGGGAAAACGGCTCCGTATCGCACCGCCGTTTCTACGATTTGCCTGCATACCTGATTCCCGGCGACACGCTGGTATTCAACGACACGCGGGTAATTCCCGCCCGCCTCGTCGGCACCAAGGCCGATACCGGCGGTAAAGTGGAGGTATTTCTCCTCAACCGGTTGGCTGACGACCGGTGGGAAACCCTCGTCAGGCCGGGCCGAAAGCTCCGGCCCGGGACGGTGGTAAGCTTCGGCGACGACCTGAGCGGTGAAATACTTGCTGTTACCGACTTTGGCGGACGTGTCGTCCGCTTTAGTTTTAGCGGCATCTTCGAAGAGGTGCTCGACAGGCTGGGGGAGACGCCGCTGCCGCCGTATATACACGAGCAGCTCAAGGACAAGGAGCGCTACCAGACAGTATATTCGCGGGAGCGCGGCTCGGCGGCCGCCCCCACGGCGGGCTTGCATTTCACTGACAAATTACTGTCATCTCTGGCAGAAAAATCTATCAATATGGCCTTTATCACCCTCCACGTCGGCCTCGGCACCTTCAGGCCGGTAAGCACGGAGAATATCCTCGACCATAAGATGCACCGCGAATACTACTCCATCCCGCCGGCGGCGGCCGACACTGTCAACCGCGCCAAAGAACGCGGCGGCCGGATCATAGCCGTCGGCACGACCGCGGTCAGGACGCTGGAAACGGTCGCCAGGGACGGGCGGATCGAAGCCGGCGGCGGCTGGACCGATATTTTCATCTATCCAGGCTATCGCTTCAAAATGGTCGATGCGCTGCTCACTAACTTTCACCTGCCGAAATCGACCCTGCTGATGCTCGTCAGCGCCCTCGCCGGACGGGAGAACGTCCTGGCCGCCTACCGCGAAGCGGTGGCTGAGCGATATCGGTTTTTCAGTTTCGGCGACGCTATGCTCATCATTTGA
- the tgt gene encoding tRNA guanosine(34) transglycosylase Tgt has translation MAVTFELIKRCPATGARAGRLYTPHGVFDTPIFMPVGTQATVKAMSPHELAVMGAGIILSNTYHLFLRPGHDLVAEAGGLHTFMQWDRGILTDSGGFQVFSLGPLRKISEEGVAFRSHIDGSKQFLSPEKATEVQMALGADIIMAFDECMPYPADHAYAKASTDRTTRWAERCLKTHNRKDQALFGIVQGGMHRDLRAMSARDLVSMGFPGYGIGGLSVGEPKPLMYEMLEETVPLLPADKPRYLMGVGTPDCLVEGVMRGVDMFDCVFPTRVARNGTVMTSRGRLVLKNAEYARDFRPIDPDCGCYTCSNFSRAYIRHLLKAEEIFGLRLTTTHNLHFLIQFMRDMRKAIIDDSFLSFREEFWSKYPTP, from the coding sequence ATGGCAGTAACTTTCGAATTGATAAAAAGATGCCCGGCTACGGGCGCGCGGGCCGGACGCCTTTACACCCCCCACGGCGTATTCGATACCCCGATTTTCATGCCGGTCGGCACCCAGGCCACCGTCAAAGCCATGTCGCCCCACGAACTGGCCGTCATGGGCGCCGGCATAATCCTCAGCAACACCTACCATTTGTTTTTGCGGCCAGGCCACGATCTGGTCGCCGAGGCCGGCGGCCTCCACACCTTCATGCAATGGGACCGCGGCATCCTTACCGACAGCGGCGGTTTCCAGGTTTTCAGCCTCGGTCCGCTGCGCAAGATCAGCGAGGAGGGTGTGGCCTTCCGGTCCCATATCGACGGCTCGAAGCAATTCCTGTCGCCCGAGAAAGCGACCGAGGTTCAGATGGCCCTTGGCGCGGATATAATCATGGCCTTTGACGAGTGCATGCCCTACCCGGCCGACCACGCCTACGCGAAGGCGTCCACGGACAGGACCACCCGTTGGGCGGAGCGCTGCCTGAAGACCCACAACCGTAAGGATCAGGCGCTGTTCGGTATCGTCCAGGGCGGGATGCACAGGGATCTGAGGGCGATGAGCGCCCGCGATCTCGTCAGCATGGGATTTCCCGGCTACGGAATCGGCGGGCTGAGCGTCGGCGAGCCCAAACCGCTGATGTACGAGATGCTGGAGGAGACCGTTCCGTTGTTGCCGGCCGACAAACCGCGCTATCTGATGGGGGTGGGCACGCCCGATTGCCTGGTGGAGGGCGTCATGCGCGGCGTCGATATGTTCGACTGTGTTTTTCCCACCCGCGTGGCCCGCAACGGGACCGTCATGACCAGCCGCGGCCGCCTGGTGCTGAAAAACGCCGAGTACGCCCGCGACTTCCGGCCGATCGACCCGGACTGCGGTTGTTATACCTGCAGCAACTTCTCGCGCGCCTATATCCGCCATCTTCTCAAAGCCGAGGAGATATTCGGCTTGAGGCTTACCACCACCCACAACTTGCATTTTCTTATCCAGTTCATGCGCGATATGCGCAAGGCGATAATCGACGACAGCTTCCTTTCCTTCCGGGAAGAGTTTTGGTCTAAATACCCGACCCCTTAG
- a CDS encoding SpoIID/LytB domain-containing protein, with amino-acid sequence MRKAILILGLLLLAMLPAAPAKAGQASPPTVRVGLWANQTSIILSAADGFSLADTDSKELLGSYRAKEKVMITFGASGIAVNGRPVAARALTAFLPAKSVAGIEVNRREYRGTVSIRRTAGKNGLTVVNTLSLEEYVYGIIAREISPAWPAEAVKAQAVAARTYALNSLGKHKDDGYDVCATTHCQVYGGKTAEDARATKAVDDTRGLVVTYKGEPVPAYFHGSGGGFTENSENVWGGFHPALRGVADYDQGSPHYRWEKQMSLKEVETALESAGIMVGSLQAIELSPLTKPPVSSRDRGVSGRVKDIRLVGSSGSTVVSGTKLRTVLGLNSTLFDIKVTLPAKKAVEFEITDSYGDRDTKTVPISVKPLPDKSDNPDIRRVSGRANETIVFTGFGWGHGIGLSQWGARAMAEKAPAGDTAYFRTILKHYYTGVEISKLY; translated from the coding sequence ATGCGCAAAGCAATCCTTATCCTGGGGCTGCTGCTGCTCGCCATGCTGCCCGCAGCCCCCGCCAAGGCCGGACAAGCCTCTCCGCCGACCGTCAGGGTCGGCTTATGGGCCAACCAGACAAGCATCATCCTTTCCGCCGCCGACGGCTTCTCCCTGGCCGACACCGACAGCAAGGAACTCCTGGGCAGTTACCGGGCCAAGGAGAAAGTCATGATAACCTTCGGGGCTTCGGGGATCGCCGTCAACGGACGGCCGGTCGCAGCGCGCGCGCTGACCGCATTTTTGCCGGCGAAATCCGTCGCCGGCATCGAAGTAAACAGGCGCGAGTACAGGGGGACGGTCAGCATCCGACGCACCGCCGGCAAGAACGGCCTGACCGTGGTCAATACCCTGTCGCTGGAGGAATATGTCTACGGCATCATCGCCCGCGAGATATCCCCCGCCTGGCCGGCGGAGGCGGTCAAAGCCCAGGCGGTTGCCGCTCGCACCTACGCTCTCAATAGTCTCGGCAAACACAAGGACGACGGCTATGACGTCTGCGCCACCACCCACTGCCAGGTCTACGGCGGCAAAACCGCCGAGGACGCCCGTGCCACCAAGGCGGTCGACGACACCCGCGGCCTTGTCGTTACCTACAAAGGAGAACCCGTTCCAGCCTACTTCCATGGCAGCGGGGGCGGCTTCACCGAAAACAGCGAAAACGTCTGGGGTGGCTTCCATCCGGCCCTGCGCGGCGTCGCCGACTATGATCAGGGATCGCCTCACTATCGCTGGGAGAAACAAATGAGCCTGAAAGAGGTTGAGACTGCCCTCGAAAGCGCCGGCATCATGGTAGGCAGCCTACAGGCCATCGAATTGTCGCCGCTGACCAAGCCGCCGGTAAGCAGCCGAGACCGGGGCGTTTCCGGACGGGTCAAAGATATCCGGCTGGTCGGCAGCTCCGGCAGCACGGTCGTAAGCGGCACCAAGCTGCGCACAGTCCTCGGCCTCAACAGCACCCTGTTCGACATCAAAGTAACCCTGCCGGCCAAAAAGGCGGTTGAATTCGAGATAACCGACAGCTACGGCGACCGGGACACGAAAACCGTGCCGATCAGCGTAAAGCCCCTGCCCGACAAATCGGACAACCCCGATATCCGGCGCGTGAGCGGCCGGGCCAACGAGACCATTGTCTTCACAGGCTTCGGGTGGGGTCACGGCATCGGGTTGTCCCAGTGGGGAGCCAGAGCCATGGCCGAAAAGGCCCCTGCTGGCGACACCGCATATTTCCGCACGATATTGAAACACTACTACACAGGCGTAGAGATAAGCAAACTCTACTGA
- the secF gene encoding protein translocase subunit SecF translates to MKFDFIGKRYWWFALSALFMLPGLISMAIQGFNLGIDFTGGTLLDLKFAQPVSVAQVRDVMKDYNLEGSTIQLATGAQGETANSVFIRTHVLEENERTAVLNGLKQKVGAFEVLRIEKVGAVIGSELTKQAVIALVVSWLLIIAYISFRFEFKFGISAIIALIHDVVVVLGIFSLFRLEVDAAFVAAMLTIVGYSINDTIVIFDRIRENLKSHRKSESFQDLVNRSIWQTMTRSIYTVVTVLFCSLALYFFGGETTRNFALALTVGFVSGAYSSVCNASPIWVTLKEMSERHRVETKIKGSK, encoded by the coding sequence GTGAAATTCGATTTTATCGGCAAACGCTACTGGTGGTTCGCGCTATCCGCTCTCTTCATGCTCCCCGGCCTCATTTCCATGGCCATCCAAGGGTTCAATCTCGGCATCGATTTTACGGGCGGCACGCTTCTTGATCTCAAGTTCGCCCAGCCGGTTTCCGTGGCCCAGGTACGCGACGTCATGAAGGATTACAACCTTGAGGGAAGCACCATCCAGTTGGCGACCGGCGCGCAGGGCGAGACCGCGAACAGTGTTTTCATCCGCACGCACGTGCTGGAAGAGAATGAGCGGACTGCCGTTCTGAACGGCCTGAAACAGAAGGTCGGGGCTTTTGAAGTGCTCCGCATCGAAAAAGTGGGCGCCGTTATCGGGTCCGAACTGACCAAGCAGGCGGTCATTGCCCTGGTTGTTTCCTGGCTGCTGATAATCGCCTATATCTCTTTCCGGTTCGAGTTCAAGTTCGGCATTTCGGCCATCATCGCCCTTATCCACGACGTTGTCGTCGTGCTGGGCATTTTTTCCCTGTTCCGGCTGGAGGTGGATGCCGCGTTCGTGGCGGCAATGCTGACTATTGTCGGCTACTCGATTAATGATACCATCGTCATTTTCGACCGCATCCGCGAGAACCTTAAGTCCCACCGCAAGTCGGAGAGCTTCCAGGATCTCGTCAACCGCAGCATCTGGCAGACGATGACCCGTTCGATCTACACCGTTGTGACCGTGCTGTTCTGTTCGCTGGCGCTGTATTTCTTCGGCGGCGAGACGACCAGGAATTTTGCCCTCGCACTGACCGTCGGCTTTGTCAGCGGTGCGTACTCCTCGGTTTGCAACGCCAGCCCGATATGGGTGACGCTGAAAGAGATGTCCGAGCGCCACCGCGTCGAGACCAAGATAAAAGGTTCAAAATAA
- a CDS encoding 5-formyltetrahydrofolate cyclo-ligase — protein MSSRKEAKQRLRREMLAIRRSLSAEEIEKGSEAIAAYFCAWPEYRSAEVVMFFLAMADEPQTVALIEDAWRAGKKVAVPQMGEVYGFMEAAALDGWDNLVTGRLGLKAPDPAKTRLIDPAAIELIVVPGVAFDATGRRLGMGAGYYDRFLPRASQARRMGLAWSAQLVAEVPADEHDVRMDYLLTENGFWPLSGG, from the coding sequence ATGTCCTCCAGGAAGGAAGCCAAACAGCGGCTGCGCCGGGAAATGCTCGCCATACGGCGCAGCCTTTCTGCTGAGGAGATTGAAAAGGGGAGCGAGGCCATCGCTGCCTATTTTTGTGCGTGGCCCGAATATCGGTCAGCCGAAGTAGTCATGTTTTTTCTCGCGATGGCCGACGAGCCGCAGACGGTCGCGCTCATTGAAGACGCCTGGCGGGCGGGCAAAAAAGTGGCGGTCCCGCAGATGGGCGAGGTTTACGGCTTCATGGAGGCTGCGGCCCTTGACGGTTGGGACAACCTCGTGACCGGCCGCCTCGGGCTCAAGGCTCCCGATCCGGCGAAAACCCGGCTCATCGACCCGGCCGCCATCGAGCTTATCGTCGTTCCCGGGGTGGCGTTCGATGCTACCGGCCGCCGCTTAGGCATGGGGGCGGGCTATTACGACCGTTTCCTGCCGCGGGCCTCTCAGGCCCGTCGCATGGGGCTCGCCTGGTCGGCCCAGTTAGTGGCGGAGGTTCCCGCCGACGAGCACGACGTACGGATGGATTATCTCTTGACGGAAAACGGCTTTTGGCCCTTGTCGGGCGGCTAG
- the yajC gene encoding preprotein translocase subunit YajC, whose protein sequence is MEFLSPEILQWAPFIIMIVIFYFLFYRPQKKEQKKRSDMLGSMKKGDRVVTIGGIHGTITGFSDDTVTIRVAEKVELDFNRAAVASVKNKAE, encoded by the coding sequence ATGGAGTTTCTTTCGCCGGAAATTTTGCAATGGGCGCCTTTTATAATCATGATCGTTATCTTCTACTTCCTGTTCTACAGGCCGCAGAAGAAGGAACAGAAAAAACGCTCCGACATGCTCGGCAGCATGAAGAAGGGCGACCGCGTCGTCACCATCGGAGGTATTCACGGCACCATCACCGGTTTCAGCGACGATACCGTCACCATCAGAGTTGCGGAAAAAGTCGAGCTTGATTTCAACCGCGCCGCGGTGGCATCGGTAAAGAACAAGGCTGAATAG